From a region of the Mycobacterium intracellulare ATCC 13950 genome:
- a CDS encoding thioester reductase domain-containing protein: METLIDYLHKWEALKPDQTLFRFVDVDGRELEHYTYQSFADRTRELAAYLSKEAGLKAGERALLVYPPGLEMIAALYACARIGVIAVPVSPPLPMSFESGLAKLSFIARDCGAKAVLSTKQFEYDFRLLLGQRHGGQAWSDAALPELPWFATDGAQEFGGAPVADTPGDVLFLQYTSGSTNDPKGVIVSHANVIANGSAFTGDVVLASWLPQHHDMGLISAYMFILLLGGSTHAMSPLDFLARPSSWLRLISDVRATHTPGPNFALEYCLREDKLPASELAGVDLSSLECIVVGAEPLRANTFDQFRKRFADYGLRPEALTGAYGMAESTLIVSIRGRQTITVNKRGLEKNVARVEKALPENSNQVPLVSCGKPIDETLVRIVDPESRTALGEGRVGEVWLDGPSKGGGYWNRPELTAEMFGARIAGDDHHTYLRTGDLGFLYEGELFVCGRSKDLIIVRGVNCYPSDVEAVVERSAGQVRSGCVAALSVERDEQEALVVVAEVRDEHNLPDAKALARAIRRHCHIDPHTIVFAPPRSIPKTTSGKIRRARTRQLWLDGTLPAFTSWVNPAATRTRDAVEVGAGPLERFRNLIESYDLTGDEDCSFADLGIDSLALAELRTDLQAVLEEHGAGELADEVNTRLLQRLTVAEFFGLMRQFGEGSGQPLDALRRALDQISADYEAYETAQMRADAALPLPELAPARAGAPTDILLTGATGFLGPFLVGSLLSRTSYNVHALVRATDAAHGLDRIVASLRRAQLWTPALEAEVRARVRVICGDLAEPALGIGEAAFQQLAEDVDAVVHNGALVNYVRTYDALRPANVEGTRELLRLAMTAHRKTFHLVSSTFIYGWSTEPVVGEWDANEKMAGLDFGYSQTKWVGEQLALAAQRKGLDVRIYRPSLISPTRAGFGSQDDILVRLTAFMIEHGLAVNALNQISLLPADLIADHIVALMDLPAESGSVFNLTADDYYNLTDITRILTERYGYRFEYHDIESFAEQLDRRCTPNDQMYPLVDFLTRSAGKIAAMRDKRYDNTQYRHRRGLATVRLREPALTETVDHLVRFLRSERLITEVEDEAQRSA; encoded by the coding sequence ATGGAGACGCTGATCGATTACCTGCACAAGTGGGAAGCGCTGAAGCCGGACCAGACTCTCTTCCGCTTCGTCGACGTCGACGGGCGCGAACTCGAGCACTACACCTATCAGAGCTTCGCCGACCGCACCCGCGAACTGGCCGCCTACCTGTCCAAAGAGGCCGGCCTCAAAGCGGGCGAGCGCGCGTTGCTCGTCTACCCCCCCGGCCTGGAGATGATCGCGGCGCTGTATGCCTGCGCCCGAATCGGGGTGATCGCCGTCCCCGTCAGCCCACCGCTGCCCATGTCGTTCGAGTCCGGGCTGGCCAAGCTCAGTTTCATCGCGCGGGATTGCGGCGCCAAGGCCGTGCTGTCGACGAAGCAGTTCGAGTACGACTTCCGGCTGCTGCTCGGCCAGCGCCACGGTGGGCAGGCGTGGTCCGACGCCGCACTGCCGGAGCTGCCCTGGTTCGCCACCGACGGCGCCCAGGAATTCGGCGGCGCCCCGGTGGCGGACACGCCGGGGGACGTGCTCTTCCTGCAATACACCTCGGGCTCGACGAACGACCCCAAGGGCGTCATCGTCAGCCACGCCAACGTGATTGCCAACGGGTCCGCCTTCACCGGCGACGTGGTCCTGGCCTCGTGGCTTCCGCAGCATCACGACATGGGCCTGATCTCGGCCTACATGTTCATCCTGCTGCTGGGCGGGTCCACCCATGCGATGTCGCCGCTGGACTTCCTCGCGCGGCCCTCGTCCTGGCTTCGACTGATCAGCGACGTGCGCGCCACGCACACGCCGGGACCGAACTTCGCGCTCGAATACTGCCTGCGTGAAGACAAGCTGCCCGCGTCCGAGCTGGCCGGTGTCGACCTGAGCAGCCTCGAGTGCATCGTCGTGGGGGCAGAACCGTTGCGGGCCAACACCTTCGACCAATTCCGGAAGCGGTTCGCCGACTACGGCCTGCGGCCCGAGGCGCTGACCGGCGCCTACGGCATGGCCGAGTCCACCCTGATCGTCTCGATCCGGGGGCGCCAGACCATCACGGTGAACAAGCGCGGGCTGGAAAAGAATGTCGCGCGGGTCGAAAAGGCGTTGCCGGAGAACAGCAACCAGGTCCCGTTGGTCAGTTGCGGCAAGCCCATCGACGAAACCCTGGTTCGCATCGTCGATCCCGAATCGCGAACGGCGCTGGGCGAGGGCCGGGTCGGCGAAGTCTGGCTGGACGGGCCCTCCAAGGGCGGCGGCTACTGGAACCGCCCGGAGCTCACCGCGGAGATGTTCGGGGCCCGCATCGCCGGCGATGACCACCACACCTATCTGCGGACCGGCGATCTCGGCTTCCTCTACGAGGGTGAGCTGTTCGTCTGCGGCCGCAGCAAGGACCTGATCATCGTGCGCGGCGTCAACTGCTACCCCTCCGACGTCGAAGCCGTCGTCGAACGCTCCGCCGGCCAGGTCCGCAGCGGGTGCGTCGCCGCGCTGTCGGTCGAGCGCGACGAGCAGGAGGCGCTGGTCGTGGTCGCCGAGGTGCGAGACGAGCACAACCTGCCCGACGCGAAGGCCCTGGCCCGCGCGATCCGGCGGCACTGCCACATCGATCCGCACACCATCGTGTTCGCGCCGCCACGCAGCATCCCCAAGACGACCTCGGGCAAGATCCGGCGCGCGCGGACCCGCCAGCTGTGGCTGGACGGCACGCTGCCCGCGTTCACGAGTTGGGTCAACCCGGCGGCCACCCGGACCCGCGACGCCGTGGAGGTCGGTGCGGGCCCGCTGGAGCGCTTCCGCAATCTCATCGAGAGCTACGACCTCACCGGCGACGAGGACTGCTCGTTCGCCGACCTCGGCATCGATTCGCTGGCGCTGGCCGAACTCCGCACCGACCTGCAGGCCGTGCTCGAGGAGCACGGCGCGGGCGAGCTCGCCGACGAGGTCAACACGCGCCTGCTGCAGCGGCTGACGGTGGCCGAATTCTTCGGGCTGATGCGCCAATTCGGCGAGGGATCCGGCCAGCCGCTGGACGCCCTGCGCCGGGCGCTGGATCAGATCTCGGCCGACTACGAGGCCTACGAGACCGCGCAGATGCGTGCCGACGCCGCCCTGCCGCTGCCCGAGCTCGCGCCCGCGCGAGCGGGTGCGCCCACCGACATCCTGCTGACCGGCGCGACCGGGTTTTTGGGGCCGTTCCTGGTGGGCAGCCTGCTCAGCCGGACGTCGTACAACGTGCACGCGCTGGTGCGGGCCACCGACGCCGCGCACGGTTTGGACCGTATCGTCGCGTCGCTGCGCCGCGCCCAGCTCTGGACGCCGGCGCTCGAGGCGGAGGTCCGGGCGCGGGTGCGGGTGATCTGTGGCGATCTCGCCGAGCCCGCGCTGGGCATCGGGGAGGCGGCCTTCCAGCAACTCGCCGAGGACGTCGACGCCGTCGTGCACAACGGCGCGCTGGTCAACTACGTGCGGACCTACGACGCCCTGCGGCCCGCGAACGTGGAGGGCACCCGCGAGCTGTTGCGACTGGCGATGACCGCCCACCGCAAGACTTTCCACCTGGTCTCGAGCACGTTCATCTACGGCTGGAGCACCGAACCGGTGGTCGGGGAGTGGGACGCGAACGAGAAGATGGCCGGGCTGGACTTCGGCTACTCGCAAACCAAGTGGGTCGGCGAGCAGCTGGCGCTGGCCGCGCAGCGGAAGGGCCTCGACGTCCGCATCTACCGGCCGTCGCTGATCTCTCCGACCCGGGCGGGCTTCGGCAGCCAGGACGACATCCTGGTGCGCCTCACGGCATTCATGATCGAGCACGGTCTGGCCGTCAACGCGCTCAACCAGATCAGCCTGCTGCCGGCGGACCTCATCGCGGATCACATCGTCGCGCTGATGGACCTCCCAGCCGAGTCGGGCAGTGTCTTCAACTTAACGGCCGACGACTACTACAACCTGACCGACATCACCCGGATCTTGACCGAGCGCTACGGGTACCGCTTTGAGTACCACGACATCGAATCGTTCGCCGAGCAGCTGGACCGTCGGTGCACGCCGAACGACCAGATGTATCCGCTGGTCGACTTCCTCACCCGGTCGGCGGGCAAGATCGCGGCGATGCGCGACAAGCGCTACGACAACACCCAGTACCGTCACCGGCGGGGGCTGGCCACGGTCCGCCTGCGCGAGCCGGCGCTCACCGAGACGGTCGATCACCTCGTCCGGTTCTTGCGCAGCGAGCGTCTGATCACTGAAGTAGAGGACGAGGCCCAGCGCAGCGCCTAG
- a CDS encoding diacylglycerol/lipid kinase family protein: MFLGVIVNPKARKNRAAPRERIDELRRLVGPWGEVHETASIDDLRDTIAQIGPRVTHLVGDGGDGALHWLINETERCIGDPESWPAFVPSNGGSVNAVARKARVRGRPETIIRALVAAAEADQPPPEMWLDTLVLDGETADGAAFHRLCFGLAAGGVGNRFYDRYYDAPDHGRLAVARVIARSFGDYITSKIAPSRVKTPNYASILFTPTSAHVVIDGEEVPSRTHSLLHAGAIDLRIGGPLRLFPKASEPGALHFQAGYLRPSRIVAQLPTALTNGMLRGKGLRDVNGHEMIIEAEDEPLSPIIDGERFLGIVKLVARAGPRIRIAQVAPSTIARAHSAPAP; the protein is encoded by the coding sequence ATGTTTCTAGGCGTCATCGTCAATCCGAAAGCGCGGAAGAATCGTGCCGCGCCCCGCGAGCGCATCGACGAACTGCGTCGCCTCGTCGGTCCCTGGGGCGAGGTGCATGAGACCGCATCAATCGACGATCTCCGCGACACCATCGCGCAGATCGGTCCCCGGGTCACCCACCTGGTCGGCGACGGTGGCGACGGCGCGCTGCACTGGTTGATCAACGAAACCGAGCGATGCATCGGCGACCCGGAAAGTTGGCCGGCGTTCGTCCCGTCCAACGGGGGCAGCGTGAACGCGGTGGCCCGCAAGGCCCGGGTCCGCGGCCGGCCGGAGACGATCATCCGCGCATTGGTCGCCGCCGCCGAGGCCGATCAGCCTCCGCCCGAGATGTGGCTCGACACGCTGGTGCTCGACGGCGAAACCGCCGACGGCGCGGCGTTTCATCGCCTCTGCTTCGGGCTGGCCGCGGGCGGGGTCGGGAACCGCTTCTACGACCGGTATTACGACGCCCCCGATCACGGTCGGCTCGCCGTCGCGCGGGTGATCGCCCGCAGCTTCGGCGACTACATCACGTCCAAAATCGCCCCGAGTCGGGTCAAGACGCCGAACTACGCCTCGATCCTGTTCACCCCCACGAGTGCTCACGTGGTCATCGACGGCGAGGAGGTCCCGTCGCGCACGCACAGCCTGCTGCACGCCGGCGCGATCGATCTGCGCATCGGCGGCCCGCTGCGGTTGTTCCCCAAAGCTTCCGAGCCGGGTGCGCTGCACTTTCAGGCCGGATACCTGCGGCCGTCGCGGATCGTGGCGCAGCTTCCCACGGCGCTGACCAACGGCATGCTCCGCGGCAAGGGGCTGCGTGATGTCAACGGCCACGAGATGATCATCGAGGCCGAGGACGAGCCGCTGTCACCCATCATCGACGGGGAGCGCTTCCTGGGCATCGTGAAGCTCGTGGCCCGGGCGGGACCGCGGATCCGCATCGCGCAGGTCGCACCGTCCACCATCGCCCGGGCGCACAGCGCGCCCGCGCCGTGA